GACTCGGGAGGGTCTGGTTCCTCGTCGTTCTCGCCCTCACCCTCAAGGGGTTCCTCTCCCTGTGGGTCGGGTATACCGTTTCCGGCGGCTCGCTCGTCGACTTCTCCGATCACCCGATCCCGTTGGCCGAGCTGTTCATATCCCTCCTGCTGGCCAGCGGCTTCCTCCTCACGGGGCACTGGTTCCGGTTCAAGGAGCGGCTGGAGGCCCGGTTCGACCTGATCGCGGAGGTGGACCGCTCCCTGGTGGGCGTGCTCGAGGAGAAGCAGATCCTCTCCCAGGTGTGCGGCATCCTCGGGAGGAACCAGGGATACCGGCTGGCGTGGGTGGGAGTCGCGCGGCCCGACGGTGCGGTAGAAGTCGAGCACAGCGGGGGAGACGGCGCGGTGTTCCTGGGGGAGAACGCCTTCCGGTGGGACGACACGCCCGCGGGGCGCACGCCACCGGGGATCTCCCTCCGGACGGGGGAGACCTCCGTGCGGAAGCGGGGGGATGCGGGGGCCCCTCCGGGGTGGGAGGACAGCTGCAGGGCTCACCGCCTCGCCAGCTGCGCCTCGGCGCGGATCGACCAGCACGGGTATCCGCACAAGGTGCTGACGGTGCACGCCGACACCGCTTCCGCCTTCGACTCGTTCGAGACCGGAGCGCTGACCGCGATGGCGCACCGGGTCGGGCACGCGATCCAGAGCGCGCGCCGCCACCAGATCTTCGTGAGCGCGAAGGCGTCCTACGACGAGCTGCTGCGGCACCAGCGGGACGGAGTGCTGCTCATCCGGGAAGGGAAGGTGGTGCGGGCGAACCCGGCCGCGGCCGCGATCCTCGGGTACGCCTCCACGGGGCTGCTCTTCGACGTCGACCCCTCCACGGTCCTTGCCGAGCCGGACGCGTTCCCGCAACTCCGCGACGCGCTCCGCGGACTCGGGGAGAGCGCCGGGCGCACCGAATGGGAGACGTCCGTCCTCCGCAGGGACGGGTCCACGTTCACCGCCGAGATCTCGGTCACGTGGGTCCCGCGGGAGGGCCGGGAGGAGTCGTTCATCCCGGCGCGCCGCGGACCGCTGGGGATGATGCTCCTGCGCGACGTCACCCAGCGGGTCCGCGCCCTGCACGAGCTGCGCAAGGAGAGGGATTTCTCCGCCCGGATCCTCGACATCTCCGGGGCCATCGTCCTGCAGCTGGGGCCCGGCGGGGAGATCCTCCTGTTCAACCCCCACTGCGAGGAGATCACCGGGTGGTCGTCCGCGGAAGCGTTGGGGAAGCGGATGCCGGAGCTGCTGATCCCCGAGCCGTTCCGCGGCGTCCACCGCGCGGCGATCGAGGGGGTGCTCGCCGGGCGGCTGCCGCCTCCGATGGAAACCGGCATCGTCACGGCGGACGGCGGGGAGCGGATGATCGCGTGGAACCACGCCCCGCTGACCGACGCCGCCGGCGCGATCCGGTCGGTCATCGTGACCGGCATCGACGTCACCGAGCGGCGTCTCCTCGAGCGGCAGATCATCGAGATGCAGAAGATGGAGGCGGTCGGGACGCTGGCGGGAGGGATCGCGCACGACTTCAACAACATCCTGACCGGGATCCTCGGGAACCTCGATCTCGCGAATCGCTACGTCGCCGCCGGGTCGCCCGCGGCCGGACCGATCTCGGAGTGCATCCGCGCCTCCGAGCGGGCGGTGCAGCTCGTGCGCCAGCTCCTGGACTTCTCCCGGCGGGCCCCGTCCGAGCGGCGGGCGGTCGACCTCGGGAAGGTCGTCCGGGAGGTGGTTGCGCTCTTCTCCCAGACCATCGACCGGCGGATCGAGGTCACGTCCTCGATCGCCAACGACCTGCTCCCCGCGCGCGTCGACCCCAACCAGGTGCACCAGGTGCTGATGAACCTGTGCGTCAACGCGAGGGACGCCGTCATGGAGAGCCTCGAGTCCGAGGGGAAGCCGGTGGTCCGCCCGCTGACGGGGTACTGGATCTACATCCGCGCCGAGAACACCGAGGTGGACGACGATTATTGCCGCCTCTTCCCGTACGCGCGGAAAGGGCGGTACATCCGGCTCTCGATCGGCGACAACGGGGCGGGGATGGACGAGGCCACGCAGCGGCGGGTGTTCGAGCCGTTCTTCACCACGAAGAAGATGGGACGCGGGACGGGCCTGGGCCTCTCCACGGTGTACGGCATCGTGAAGCAGCACGACGGGTGGATCAACCTGGAGAGCCGG
The genomic region above belongs to Deltaproteobacteria bacterium and contains:
- a CDS encoding PAS domain S-box protein; translation: MPLVALHMGAAVFQFIAAWQSLVFVWTRRLGRVWFLVVLALTLKGFLSLWVGYTVSGGSLVDFSDHPIPLAELFISLLLASGFLLTGHWFRFKERLEARFDLIAEVDRSLVGVLEEKQILSQVCGILGRNQGYRLAWVGVARPDGAVEVEHSGGDGAVFLGENAFRWDDTPAGRTPPGISLRTGETSVRKRGDAGAPPGWEDSCRAHRLASCASARIDQHGYPHKVLTVHADTASAFDSFETGALTAMAHRVGHAIQSARRHQIFVSAKASYDELLRHQRDGVLLIREGKVVRANPAAAAILGYASTGLLFDVDPSTVLAEPDAFPQLRDALRGLGESAGRTEWETSVLRRDGSTFTAEISVTWVPREGREESFIPARRGPLGMMLLRDVTQRVRALHELRKERDFSARILDISGAIVLQLGPGGEILLFNPHCEEITGWSSAEALGKRMPELLIPEPFRGVHRAAIEGVLAGRLPPPMETGIVTADGGERMIAWNHAPLTDAAGAIRSVIVTGIDVTERRLLERQIIEMQKMEAVGTLAGGIAHDFNNILTGILGNLDLANRYVAAGSPAAGPISECIRASERAVQLVRQLLDFSRRAPSERRAVDLGKVVREVVALFSQTIDRRIEVTSSIANDLLPARVDPNQVHQVLMNLCVNARDAVMESLESEGKPVVRPLTGYWIYIRAENTEVDDDYCRLFPYARKGRYIRLSIGDNGAGMDEATQRRVFEPFFTTKKMGRGTGLGLSTVYGIVKQHDGWINLESRQGKGTTFCAYFPEATGIAEEASDAADPGPGPTGPGDPRVHRVPRVGRQGGDRMVRGEPGAGRSRHPRPDDAAPFRPGGLPGDPRDESFGEGHPVEREHAVGGDRGDRVPPQAVPRRHAGADRPVGARRRPDSLTATRFPSFPSARGGWPPGRCSRTGASACRSGRGRSPSRPCTDGGGAAGPRYRPLPKAAFPGGPTPRSRPPRTGSPVPRSPTRHGLRPPRSASGDGRIAPRIPRGAGAAPRRIRTAGRRRRPPPRSGPGASAPGSPGPGGRPPGRRRRPGPRRRGTARRCRGSAPPPPRIRAGTRGDPPRERTPGGPRRGRRSRGGGGERGEGARPPTRPGGGSRRCPRSARRTFPG